A segment of the Gossypium hirsutum isolate 1008001.06 chromosome D10, Gossypium_hirsutum_v2.1, whole genome shotgun sequence genome:
gttcaaaaataaaacaatacatttttttaataacataaattttcaaataagaaatctaaaatattcttaaaaaatgATCCGAGTCAAGACCTTCTGGGTGCCGAGTCTGCGTCCTAACTTGGTGggttatttataaatattgaaataaaaggGGGAGTGAGCTGAAAAACTCAACGTGAGTTCGATCACAAGTAAACCAGTGCGAAACAATAAACAAAGCATACTAAATAATAGTTCTTAGTAAAATTGCAATTGTATAGCATAGCAGAATTAGACAATTCCTTTGAGCATGCTTATGAATGTTAATGCAATGCATAAATAACAAGAAAGTTCCTACCCATACTCCACTACACTCCACAGTAAGAGTTTCCAGAACTCTTCCAACCAATAATACTCcagtttgtggatgaaccaccagtATTTGCAAGTAAATTGCCAGTAGTAAAAGTTGTGTTTGAACCACCAGTATTTTAGTTTAGAAAGTTTGTAGACAAGCTACCAGTAatttgtggatgaaccaccaatGTTAAAGATTATTAAACTACCAgtacttcctcctttcaattgtcccaccccatgcaatgcactATGGCATGCTTGTAACAGTATCATGTAGAAACAACATACATGCTTAACATGCATTCAGTTTAACATTAGTagtaaacatgcttaacatgtattcgATTCAACAATAATAGTAAGCATCCTGAATATGCAATTGGAAATACAGTGGTAAGAATAATAGTATCAGTTCATCAGAAAAATAGTGGGTGTAGACATGTAACATTCACATATCATTATTATACAGTAGCAATTCAATCATTAACTCATAGATTCTAGTAGGTTCATAATATCAAGGACTCAATCGAGTGAATAAAATCTCTAAAATTAATTTAAGGATATACAGGGACTAAAAtgaacaattcacaaaatttttgGCAAAATTGTAAAACATGGGACATACAGTTGTGTGGCCAGACAGTGTGAGAAGCTATAAACCGTGTGGAAAGGTTACACAACCATGTAATAGATTGTGGTCATGTGGCAAACATAAATATTACCCTACATAAGAGATACGGCTGTGTGGAAGAGCTGTGGCTGTGTAGTTCACGAACTAGCCTAGGGTTTACAGAGGCATATGGCCATGTGGTTAACCCGTGTGGTCCATACACCTTTGCAGAACACCGTGTGGCCCTAATCCTACACATGGTTTGCCCCAATTCACTactaaaagaacacacacctttcaccggGAGTTCGATCGACGTTCTTCATAATCAAATCTGATTTGATTCACCTAAATTATGTCCTTCAAACCATAAATTCACACGGATTAACTGTTGATTTCAAGATTTGACAAGATTAACAAAAGATTTGACAAGAACCGTAAAAGAATGATTAATCAATGTAATATTATCACCAGatagaaatattacaaaaattCGAGATCTAAACATCAAAAACGAGATGTACTTACCGATTCATAGCAAGAAAAGGGATACTATTGACGACAATTACAAACCCGATAAAAAGAATGATAGAATGaaggttgatttgattcgagtaGCAAAATATTTATCAAAGATTAGAATGAAATTATTATGCAAATATGAGAGAAAcggagaggaaaagaaaagggtaaAAAACAAATATAGGATTTAGaagaattttactaaaattttgtaAAGAGGTAATCCTAATCAAAATAGGAAAAGGAATGACTAAAGAGCTAGGGTTTGTAAACCCTAGGGGCGACAAAGGTAAATATCCTAATTCTTGCCCgaatttaaaaggaaataaaagggAGATGGACGACTCGAACTTGGGTCAATAGGGGGAAACATACTAACccaaataagaaaaatatgagATTGAGGAAACTTAAACCTAGGATCTCTAAGATGTGGGACTAACTCTTAACCATTCAGTTTATATCTCATTTCTTGATTAATCACTTAAATTAACCCATTATATTTCGAGCATGACATCAAACCTTAGTGGCCGAGTATGACTGCTTAAGGAAGTTTGAGATTGACATGCTTTATCAGATGAGGCTTATACTTATCATTTTGGCCTTTATCCTTGCTGATTTATGTGCTtatgttctttgtttttttagGCTATAACTTGGAATAAGTTTTGGACCTTATTTATCCAAGACTATTATGTTGTTAAGGCTAATTTTATCTCTATATAAACTAATGTGGAAGGCTGCCTCATTTGGCCTATAAATAGGCAGCTTATTCATATGAATGGATGCTACTTTTGGAAGGGTGTTGTGATGACTTGTTTTGTTACTTGGcgatttttatttgtattatcgCACTCACTTCATAGGCATTATTTGGTAGAGTTTTATTGATTGTATTGTGAGGTTTTAGGTGAGTGATTTGTAATAAGTTAGGATTTTCTATTAGTGCTACAATTGCTTCTTGTGTAAGGGTAGATTGAGATTTAATCAATAGGTGGTTGGATCAATTGTTAAATACAATAATTCACCGAGCGAGACTCTGTAGAATAGGATTGGTGAATCCAAACTACACTAACAAATCTCTTATGTTTATTTCTCTCATTCTCTTATTTGCTAACTGCTAGTGTTTTTGTTTGAACTTGTGTTCAAACATCTATCTAAACATATTGTTTAAAAATCAAGTTGGACATAGATCCAACCGAGGTTCTTAAAGTAATTATAAGTTTTACTGATATATTCTactttcaattaattatttacttttattttataaatccaTGTCTTTACTTTACATTAAATCCATGTGAATAAAAGTGATGATAATGTGAGTAGATGGTTTTACATTAAAAGGGTTTCTAGCAAATCATGTTTCACCAcgatttattaaatttagtcagCAAGGAGTTAATGGGTTGCGAACAACTTTAGACAATTACGAGGGTTTAATTGATTACACATTTCAATtaggaaattaatttatttttaaaatttttaagggaTTTTAGTATTTTAgcctaaaaaaaatcaatatccttaattttgatatttaaattgattatttgatagtTGAATGGAGAAATTGATTCtcataaacaattaaattatcatacttgtatttttcatttttgttatcAATTGTACAACTaatttatcaattatttatacTACTATTATTCATGATAAATTATCATTATAGAACTATTAATCTTTAAATTTACAGAATTTATTGTCaatattttctattatattttcaACTAATTGTTAATtagatttgtaaaattttataatttttattatatctttccgttgaataaattatttaaatttgttcACATACTATTAATTTGATAATTGTCAGAAATAGTCTAAGTTTTCAAAATCCAATTCGTAAACACCATGAGAGAAAATtttacctcttttttttttttttggttttgttttttatCCTCTAAAAGAATTTTTCACCAAGAATCTAGTCTATTTTTAATCCCCAAAGCTAATAGAAAACAGGCATATTTTccattaaattttgttttcaattacGCAAAGGAAAGTGTTTCTTACTTTTAATTCAGTAATCTATATTCTGTATACTATATAGTTGTTGAAAATATCTTATGAAATAAATAAGGCcatatattttcctttttaaaggatttttatgaaataaatagggtcaaattgtacctttttttattaataattaaattaataggaGTCACAAGGtgtaatacttttttttattgtatttaattttatatatcaaattcTTTGAAGGTTActaattctttctttttaattgcaTGTTTTTAATTCTTCTAGGATATAATTTTGagtttgattttctctttctagACGttacaaatttttgtttttaagttgtgtcttttaatttgtttttaggtCATGTCTTTTAATTTTCTCTTAAATTATTTaagatgattttttttgtatttaagttGTTTTTAAAGTTACAAAATTACAGTTGGTATAAAATGTTGCTTTTTGGTTTGTTATGTGCTTACCTTCTCTTGTAGTAGTCCTTGAAATAAAAattctgtttcttctttcttttatactttttgaattttaattttattttgggtttcatCGCACTATTTTTTACAATGAGAACATTAGCATTTTAGGTACTTTTAAGTTGCATAATTTGTCAAACTTTGAGTGAGTttatatgtttgttttttttttgtgtgtgtggaATTAAGTGATATGTTGATGTATTTTTCACTCTTATTTAAAGTAAAATGTTGTATTATccaataatatttgttttaaactcAAGCTTATGACCTATTCTATATGTCGGAGAAAAATTATTCCTTACTACACGTGATGCTCTTAAATTACCATGACTCGATCTCAACCTTTTGATCACAAACTCTCCGgctataacattttaaaatattttattcactttagttgTACAGTTACTACCAGAATTTGAGGAGAGAGTGACCAACAAAATCTGTCATAAAGTAAATCCATTTTGTGTCAAATTCAGTGACGGAAATATTCTGTCAGATGCCCCCTCAGTAATAAGGTTTTTCACAATGTCATTAAATTTGTGACGAAAAGCCGTCACAATTGTCTGCGTTTTCAATCACTAGTTGTCAAATCGGGCAGCTGCCGTTACCATATTATATCATTGCAAGTTTTTTCTGTCACTATTTGCGTCACTAAATTTTGTCACATTTCAATTGTTTGCTATAAAAACTCCGTCTAATTTTTGATCTCCTATCATTTCTATTACATTTTCATCactaaaatttgtcataattattCCGTCTCGATTTTTCACATATATTGTGAAgtaaaaaattttccattaataatgatttttaaataggatataaaaataagtaaaaattattattaaatgcaaaTATCAAGGCCAAAttactacaataaacaaataatacattataatatTTATGGAGATGCAAAAACAAATACTCAATGCCAAGAGTTCCAACTTCCTAATCTGCATCTCCTGcacattcaaataaaaaacatgtatttattacaaatataggttaataaaattatattttcttgttttctttttcctgATTTGGAGAGCATCCAAATGAAAACACTTGGCCAAAAGTAAACTCATAGCAGGTGATCAAAAGAAgactaatattattttattataacagTATTACTATATTCAACCACGTTTTCCGCAGGCAACTTGCTTTCTAGATAGTCCAAGTCTTCCCACGGATTTGACGAATAAAAATCGTCTGCCAAATAAGCCGCCCCTGTCTCCCTGTCCAAAGCCCCAGAActaattttccttcttttttttttttaaaaaaagttgctCAATATTAGCGTTTTGCACTAAATAAATtgggttgaaaattcattattaatgtctaaaattaaactttaattatattaaataattattaattacatatgtaaaattttatacaaataaatttactAAACTTAGAACTGTTTGATAaaccattaaaaaataaattaattgaaatttaatattttcaataatttaatattttcacatatttaacaATTCAAACTAAAAACAATCCAATAAATGTTTTCTATAAAAAGTGTGAAAAATGATAAATAGATAAGAGctacttattatttaattaatttaattaatttaattttaaattatttattttaatattatattctactataaaattttacttacaataatgtgaaatttttaaaatataattataaaatgtagaatataattatttataatttaaaacatatttaataaatagCTTAACTATATTTCGTAATTAActttaaataatatatcaaatagattttataagttaaataattgtgatgaatatatttattaaataattactattattattttgatggctTATTTGTCTTTTTATACTTTTATCtaatatttaagtatatttaaAACTAACATATCCAAGAATTGAACActtgtttaataaatttataaacaagTTCTTTACCACTACACTTATAAtcattattgaataaattttaaaaaatatttcttcaCATAAAATGTTTTCTCCCACCCACATTGTGTCCACTACACCTATAAtcattattgaataaattttaaaaaatatttcttcaCATAAAATGTTTTCTCCCACCCACATTGTGTCCACTACGCCTATAAtcattattgaataaattttaaaaaatatttcttcaCATAAAATGTTTTCTCCCACTCACATTGTGTATCTATACGATTATTTAAACCCCCAATTGAGTTGATGTCACGGGTTAATCCAGCAGCTACTCAGTTAGAAAAAAACTATATACCTTTTCTATTAAATGATTATCAACATGTTTTGTTATGGAAAAAGACTATATACTTttagataatatttaaataaaaaatctaaaattaacaTATACAAAGATGGAATACATGGTTAAtggatttataaatttatttaaattattttttttgtttgaactttgtacatattacatatatgttgttgtaattattaattttaaaccatatatttttatttattgtatattatttttaaacacatatatatgttCTAGATATATAATTTTCGCACATATACGTGTAATAAAATTTCTAGCATGAATCAAAAGCACAAAATAAACTCAAGAAAATGCTTGCTATATATAAAAAAACGCTTGATGCATAATAGGagcaaaataatattaaaaattataatataatatgaaaaataatttagaGGTTCATCTACAGTATTCTATTATTTCATGGGATTAGTCCATATTATTTAAGGGGTAGGACGAATCATATATTTGtgtttatattttttcatattatttaaggTGTAGGACCAATCATATATTTGggtttatattttttacatagaTAAATTTCATTAAGAGAAAATATTTGTGTTCATGTGCTCCGCCTTAATAACTTCGCAGGTTCGTATAATATTAGCCAAATAAAGTATAAGGTACACGTTgggcaattttttttaaaaaaaaaaggaaagtaagTGCTGGGGCAGGGAGGTGGGGCTGCAGAAGATTTTTATCCATTTTGACTAGTACCAATTCaatgaaaattaataacaattttgAATATAAATCCAATTAAAAAATGAGAATAATGAATTTCTTACGCTTCAAGTTCAGTCTATAAATAGCATCTTAGATCTCTATCATCCCACACCTCAAATACTCGATCAtccatttcttcttttctttgaaCTTAAAGTAATATTAGAATCATGGGTGTTTTCACTTATGACTATGAATCTACCTCTCCAGTCGCCCCTGTCAGGCTTTTCAAGGCCTTTACTATTGAAGCCGCCAAGGTTTGGCCCACAGCTGCCCCTAATACCGTCAAGAGTGTTGAGGTTGAAGCTAATCCTAGCTCAGGAAGCATCGTAAAGATCAATTTTGTTGAAGGTTAgatatttcattttcattggcATTGGCATTTTTTAGCGTGTTTTACATGAGTATATTGGATAACAAGTATTTGTTTGTTTAGGCCTTCCATTCCAATATATGAAGCACCAGATAGGAGGACATGAcgaaaataatttttcatatagCTACAGTTTAATCGAAGGTGGGCCCTTGGGGGACAAGCTTGAAAAAATCAGTTATGAAAACAAGTTTGAGGCAGCTGCAAGTGGAGGAAGCATTTGCAAGAGCTCGATGAAATTTTACACTGTTGGCGACAATGTAATCACTGAAGATGAAATCAAGGCTCTCATTAAAGGGAGTGAGGGAGTTTACAAGCCTGTTGAAGCTTACCTCTTGGCTAATCCCGAAGCCTGCAACTAAGATATAGATTGCTTTGAATTCTCATGCTGCTTTTAAAGAGTGGCCATTActttcaatggtgttttttatattttctttttccacttAAAACCTAAACTTtcttatgattattttaataagagCGGTGGTGGTGATCGAGCTTTGATCATCTTTATTTTCATTACTATCAAATAATTTGGGTTGTATCATCTTTGACATATACTGAAATAAAATAAACACCAATTCACAAACAAAAAAGGTTTTACCTAGTATATTGATGAGTTAAAATTTATAAGACTTATGCACGTATTGATGAAATAGTAAAGTGATAAATAGATATTATTCCTACAAGGATCCAATTTTAAATTACTTAGTAGTAACTATTTAagttttattcatttcaaatcaataaaataaaatttaattattattaaaattaaactaagttgattaagaagcctttattaaactaaaacaaggaAAATTTATATATGGTAAATCCTATATGGAAGAATTAAATGTTCATTCACCTCCTTATATTCTATATTCTAAAAACAATTTTGTGTTTAGACAATTGAGTTACTCATTTTACATGGGCATTATTGTCAATATAGGAGGATGTGAGTTCGAAtgtgctgaagcgcattatcctcttattaaTGAGTTAGAGAgggattataaataattttaaatattgtttttaaaagagcatatataattaaaacatataacgagattgtaaaaaaggaaaaaaaaaaccttgtgcGTTTCTTGCTTACCACGATGGGAATAGACAAACTAACTAGTTTGGTTGCCTTAGAGATTGATCTTAATTATTATCCTTAGTACAAAAATTTGACAGTAATTATATTATATTCTATTTTCTTTATCATAGGGAATTATAAcctgtaaaaaaatttaataaaatgaacaTGAATTACTTCAATTCATAGTGCTGTAAATCATCTCCCCTTTCTAACGTTTGTATTGGGAGAGCAGGTTAACCAAAACTCCTGAGCGCCACAAAAGGAACGAAGGCATTAAAAAAACACCCATAAATCCTCATGGAATCATTATATTATCTTTGAGAGATGCTTCAAGGTTGGATATTTAAACTTGTAACTAGTATATCAATCACTGATAATTATAGTAAATTGCTTTACTATTTTCCGTTTTCCACATATATGTGGAAGGCAATTTCAGATGAGGAGATAAAAAAAAGCTTTGTTTGACGTGACTCCTTTGAAAGCTCCTGGGAGCGATGGTTTTCATGCTTTGTTTTTCAGAGTCAGTGGAATGTTGTGGAATTGCTGTCTGTGAGTGGGTTAAAAGGGTATTTAATGGTGGGTCAATTGAACCAGATTTGAATAACACAGTCATTGTCCTCATTTCTAAGATTGCGCATCTGGAAAGTTTCCAATAGTTTAGGCCTATCAGTTTGTGTTCAATCTTGTACAAGCTAGTCATGAAAGTCATTACTAATCGATTTAGGTGCATCCTCCCTAAATTAATTGCGCAAGAGCAGACGAGTTTTATTCCAAAGATGAATATTATGAATAATATCCTCATTGCACAGGAAGTCATTCATTCCATGAGAGGGAAACGCCACTAGAAGTCTTGAATGGCAGTTAAAATTGTTCTAGAAAAAGCATATGATCGAGTGCGGTGAGATTTTACCGAGGCTTTGCTAAGACCTGTAGATATTCTGGTTTTTTTATAAAGGTCATTATGGATGGAATATCAGGTTCTCCGTGCAAGTTCTTTGGAATGAGATTCCAGCATAGAAATTTAAGCCGACGAGAGGGATCTGTTAGGGCTAACTTTTATCTCTGTATTTGTTTGTTCTATGTATGGAATGGCTTGGGTATAGTTTTAGTTCGGCTATTTCTAATGGTCAGTGGCATCCAATTAGATTGTCTAGAGCTGGGCCGGATTTATCACATCTATTCTTTGTTGATGATCAGGTAATTTTTACCAGAGTTGACTTGGGTCATTCACTACTCCTAAAGGAGATTTTGGATAATTTCTACAATATCTCTGGTCATTGTGTTAAGGCTCGGAAGactaatatttttttctcaaaagggGTTAACAAGGTGGTGGGTAGTGGAATTAGTAGTTTGCTTGGTTTCCAAAAAGTGGATAATCCCGGTTCGTATTTGGGTGTTCCTATTTTTTATGAAAGGGTCACCAAAAGTACTCTTAGATTTGTGGTGGATAAGGTTGAAAGTAAGTTATATAATTGGGAGAAGTTATCTTTAGCTCGGAGAGCTACTTTAGCACTATATGTACTTTTATCCATTGCAAAATATTTCATGTAGTCTTTAATGATTctaaggctccgtttgtttcattgaaaatggcttccgaaaaatgatttttaaaaaatgacttactttttttgaaaagctaatattttctggtgtttggatgaatttgtgtaaaatattttcttttgtttggcaagttctttaaaaatatttcataaaagtcgttctcaattaaacaaacatacatttgagattttttttcattgtttaattgagtttattttatatctataattttatattttacattgtttttacatatattaaaaatattttgttaaatttaggttcattgcaatgatcattttttagttacatgactaccaaatgagcatttttttatttaaaaatgtgacattaacaaaattgacaaaaaaatcaacaatgttagtagttggacttgattttcaaatttggaaagtagagggactaaattctttaaaataaaagtatagaaactaaattgcaaatttgtgaagagtatatagacttatgacatattttaacgtTTATACTGcaaaacatttataattaatatatttataattgtaataaatatttagtattaaaatattaatattgatattttcaataatatgtgaataatattatttaaaattattatttttaaaatttactattaaaataaaatttaaatattaaataatttattaaaaataataaattatgttaattatattaataatttattatatgactaaatataaataattaaatacgtatgtttaataatattaaaaatataatattttatattaatattttaaatattttaaatattttaaaaataaaaataaaatttattatcggtataataatattaaacttgatttaattaatttgtatataaaagtaaaattatctatTGAGGAGGTCGTTTCcggaaaatgacttacgcttttcaaaagAGTGAGTCATTTTATAAGGAAAAAAGCTTATTTTCCGTTGACCTGTATGTCATTTTCTGTTGACCAAGctattttctgtgaaacaaacgcaggaaaatacagaaaatatttttcataaaaccttttacatgtaaacaaacggaccctaaATGAGTATGTGATGAGATTGAGCGCTTGGTCAGATAGTTTATTTGGGTTGGTCGAGTGGGAACAAGAAGTTGACGTTAGTTAGTTGGGATTCAGTCTATCAGCCTCGTTCTTGTGGAAGACTTGGgtttcatcatttggaggatcagAACAAGTCATTTTTGTTGAAATTGAAGTTTAATTTGGTTTTGAACGACAATGCTTTATGGGTTAGGATTCTCATTTCGAAGTATGGTATGAAGGAGAGGTTGCCAGAGAGCATTTTGAGAAGTTCAAGTTTGTTCCTTTGGAGGGCTCTATCCAAGGTTTGATCTTTGCTTAAAGATAATCTAGTATGGTCCATGGGAGATGGAATGAAGGTCGATTTGTTATTGGAAAGATCATTGGATTGCGAGTGTAGGACCTTTGATGCGGCTAATCCTTTCGCATGCTAACTTGGATCCTGACTATATGCTTAACGTGATGGTAACGGTGGATGAGGTGTGAAATATTGTTTTATTTCGAGTGTGGCTGTTTCAAGACATTGTTCGGTGTATAGTCAGAATTTCGACACCCCATTCTTCAGCGGGTCCGAACAGGATTGCTTGGAGCCATCAACCTATTGgatcttttttttgttaaaagggCGTATCACATGATTCAGGAGAATTTTAGGAGGCCTAGATATGAGACTTGTAAGACGGCATGGAAATTTTAAGGGGCGCAAAGAGTTCGTTTCTTTATGTGGCTTACTTTAAAGCAAAGATTGCTCACAAGCATGGAATGTGTTAGGAGAAGAATTGGTCAGGATC
Coding sequences within it:
- the LOC107916197 gene encoding major strawberry allergen Fra a 1.08 codes for the protein MGVFTYDYESTSPVAPVRLFKAFTIEAAKVWPTAAPNTVKSVEVEANPSSGSIVKINFVEGLPFQYMKHQIGGHDENNFSYSYSLIEGGPLGDKLEKISYENKFEAAASGGSICKSSMKFYTVGDNVITEDEIKALIKGSEGVYKPVEAYLLANPEACN